In one window of Oryza sativa Japonica Group chromosome 9, ASM3414082v1 DNA:
- the LOC4347712 gene encoding protein POLLENLESS 3-LIKE 2: MMQQQQQQETWLAAAAAVGLRPTKSAPCSPIKPAESSASAAAAAAMLRTNSDSFHVAHKVPVGDTPYVRAKRVQLVDKDPEKAIALFWAAINAGDRVDSALKDMAIVMKQQNRAEEAIEAIKSLRSRCSDQAQESLDNILLDLYKRCGRLDDQISLLKHKLQLIHQGHAFNGKRTKTARSQGRKFQVTLEQEATRLLGNLGWALMQKENYTEAEGAYRRALLIGPDNNKMCNLGICLMKQGRVLEAKDVLKQVRPAGVDGLRGADSHLKAYERAQEMLRDLEAKLVGRRLPRAGDQLVDKSWLFDALLLGSSSSIWQPQPCIDHMLPPPPPPPRDQFADENAAAAAANKKAAAAALQPNILRVDAQPFYSLRMPPLATKPQNIQQKPPTPQPQVHDPMGNLKRTRSGNAMDKAAAAAAGPVEKEPINDENSGRRKSLSAEERWPELPDHSAFDEALVAAVLAPVLDDSAAAAAERNDNCCKPAPPAGCDTSPAMKEKIGKRLRIFQDITQTLNTF, encoded by the exons atgatgcagcagcagcagcagcaggagacgtggctcgcggccgccgcggcggtggggcTCCGGCCGACCAAGTCGGCACCCTGCTCGCCCATCAAGCCTGCggagtcgtcggcgtcggctgcggcggcggcggccatgctcCGGACCAACTCCGACTCCTTCCACGTCGCCCACAAGGTCCCCGTCGGCGACACGCCGTACGTGCGCGCCAAGCGCGTCCAG CTGGTGGACAAGGATCCGGAGAAGGCGATCGCGCTGTTCTGGGCGGCGATCAACGCCGGCGACCGGGTGGACAGCGCGCTCAAGGACATGGCCATCGTGATGAAGCAGCAGAACCGCGCGGAGGAGGCCATCGAGGCCATCAAGTCGCTGCGAAGCCGCTGCTCCGACCAGGCGCAGGAGTCCCTCGACAACATCCTCCTCGACCTCTACAAG AGATGCGGGCGGCTGGACGACCAGATCTCGCTGCTCAAGCACAAGCTGCAGCTCATCCACCAGGGCCACGCCTTCAACGGCAAGCGCACCAAGACGGCGCGTTCGCAGGGCCGCAAGTTCCAGGTCACCCTGGAGCAAGAAGCAACCAGACTTCTT GGAAATCTGGGGTGGGCGCTGATGCAGAAGGAGAACTACACGGAGGCGGAGGGGGCGTACCGGAGGGCGCTGCTGATCGGGCCGGACAACAACAAGATGTGCAACCTGGGGATCTGCCTGATGAAGCAGGGGCGCGTGCTGGAGGCCAAGGACGTGCTCAAGCAGGTGCGGCCGGCGGGGGTGGACGGCCTCCGCGGCGCCGACTCGCACCTCAAGGCGTACGAGCGCGCGCAGGAGATGCTCCGGGACCTCGAGGCCAagctcgtcggccgccgcctcccgcgcgccGGCGACCAGCTCGTCGACAAGAGCTGGCTCTTCGACGCGCTGCTGCTCGGCTCCTCCTCCAGCATCTGGCAGCCGCAGCCGTGCATCGACCACATgctgcccccgcccccgccgccgccgcgcgaccAGTTCGCCGAcgagaacgccgccgccgccgccgccaacaagaaggcggccgcggccgcgctgCAGCCCAACATCCTCCGGGTCGACGCGCAGCCGTTCTACTCGCTGCGCATGCCGCCGCTGGCGACGAAGCCACAGAACATTCAGCAGaagccgccgacgccgcagccgcagGTGCACGATCCGATGGGCAACCTGAAGAGGACACGGTCCGGCAACGCCATggacaaggcggcggcggcagctgccgGACCAGTGGAGAAAGAACCGATCAACGACGAGAACAGCGGGAGGAGGAAGTCACTCTCCGCCGAGGAAAGATGGCCGGAGCTGCCCGACCACAGCGCGTTCGACGAGGCCCTCGTCGCGGCGGTCCTCGCCCCGGTCCTCGatgactccgccgccgccgccgcagaacgGAACGACAATTGCTgcaagccggcgccgccggcgggctGCGACACGAGCCCGGCGATGAAGGAGAAGATCGGGAAGAGGCTGAGGATCTTCCAGGACATCACACAGACACTGAACACTTTCTGA
- the LOC136351119 gene encoding myb-related protein Hv1-like, which translates to MGRSPCCEKAHTNKGAWTKEEDDRLIAYIKAHGEGCWRSLPKAAGLLRCGKSCRLRWINYLRPDLKRGNFTEEEDELIIKLHSLLGNKWSLIAGRLPGRTDNEIKNYWNTHIRRKLLSRGIDPVTHRPINDSASNITISFEAAAAAARDDKAAVFRREDHPHQPKAVTVAQEQQAAADWGHGKPLKCPDLNLDLCISLPSQEEPMMMKPVKRETGVCFSCSLGLPKSTDCKCSSFLGLRTAMLDFRSLEMK; encoded by the exons ATGGGGAGGTCACCGTGCTGCGAGAAGGCACACACCAACAAGGGAGCATGGACCAAGGAGGAAGATGACCGGCTCATTGCCTACATCAAGGCGCACGGCGAAGGTTGCTGGCGATCGCTGCCCaaggccgccggcctcctccgctGTGGCAAGAGCTGCCGCCTCCGGTGGATCAACTACCTCCGGCCTGACCTCAAGCGCGGCAACTTcaccgaggaggaggatgagctgATCATCAAGCTTCACAGCCTTTTAGGCAACAA ATGGTCTCTGATAGCCGGGAGGTTGCCAGGAAGAACGGACAACGAGATCAAGAACTACTGGAACACGCACATCAGGAGGAAGCTGCTGAGCCGTGGCATCGACCCGGTGACACACCGGCCGATCAACGACAGCGCGTCCAACATCACCATATCATtcgaggcggccgcggcggcggcgagggacgaCAAGGCCGCCGTGTTCCGGCGAGAGGACCATCCTCATCAGCCGAAGGCGGTGACAGTGGCACAGGAGCAGCAGGCAGCCGCCGATTGGGGCCATGGGAAGCCACTCAAGTGCCCTGACCTCAATCTGGACCTCTGCATCAGCCTCCCTTCCCAAGAAGAGCCCATGATGATGAAGCCGGTGAAGAGGGAGACCGGCGTCTGCTTCAGCTGCAGCCTGGGGCTCCCCAAGAGCACAGACTGCAAGTGCAGCAGCTTCCTGGGACTCAGGACAGCCATGCTCGACTTCAGAAGCTTGGAAATGAAATGA